The genomic DNA GGCTGCTCCGCCTGGAGCCGCTGGGTGACGGCGACCAGGCGGCCGGCCCCGCGGCCGCGGCGAAGGAAGTCGAGCTGGACCTGCCGTCCGAGCCGGTGGACGTGCCCGCGGCCGAGCGGGCCGCCCGCGGTCTGCAGGACCTGCGCAGCCTCCTGCTGGGCTTCGACATCGACTCGCAGGATGAGAAGCGCCTGCTCGCCAACTACCTGGCCGCGCGCGCCGAGCTCGTCGCGACGGGTGAACACGAGCCGGCCGGTGAGGTCGAGCTGCTGCGTCTGTTCGCCGACCTGAGCGAACTGAGCCGCAACCGGCCCGCCGGTGAGGAGCCGAAGTCCGGCTCCGCGGTGCACAGCCCCCGCGAGTACTTCCACACATACCTGCAGTTCCTCGACTCGGATCGGTCCGGGCTGTCGGAGAGCTTCCAGCAGCGGCTCACGCACGTGCTGTCCCACTACGGTGTCGAAGGCCTGGACCGCACGCCGGAGCTGGAGGACGCGGTCTTCCGGATCTTCCTGGCCCAGCAGCGCGCGTCCGCCGACGTCGCCGTGGTGACGACCCTGCTGCGCCAGTGGGTGAACGAGGCCCCGCCCGCCGAGGCGGACCGCGTCACCGTCGGCCTGGCGCTGGAGCACCTGGTCGCCGCCACCCAGGTCCGGTTCCCGGCCGTCGCGGACCTGGCGCGCGGCATCGTGTTCGCCTGGTTCGCCCAGCCTCTGCTGCGCCGTACCCGTGCCAAGGTCTATACGGCCGTGCGCAAACACCTGCGCCACCTCGACCAGCACCCGGACGCGCCCGACCGCGCCGAGCGGATCTCCGCGATGGTCGCCAGCGCCGAGCCGCTCGTCCGGCTGATCGGCCGGCGGATCGGCCGCGAAGGCGCGGACCCCGTGCCGCTGCTGGAAGTGCTGAGCCGCCGCTACTACGGCAACCGCGCGCTCGGCGACATCCGGGTGAGCAAGGTGGCGGGCTGCACGTTCGTCGTCGCCGACCACCGCACCGCGACCGGCAACGGCCGCGTCGTGACCACCGCGGTCGACTTCACGGCGCTGGCCGAGGCGGTCAAGGCGGTCGACGAGCTCGCCGGTGACGGCGAGCTGGTCGCGGACGTCTACCTGACCTGGTCGGACGGCCCGAGCGACCCCGACAAGATGGCCATGCTCCTGCGTGAGGTCCTGGTTGCGCAGCAACCGTCGAACCAGATCGGCCGGATCACCACGACCGTCGCGGGCAACAGCGGCGCCGTGATGCACCACCACTTCACCTTCCGGCCGTCCGCGGACGGCTTCGTGGAGGAACGGCTGCTGCGCGGGCTGCACCCGCGCATCGCCGAGCGCATGCAGCTGGAGCGGTTGCGCGACTTCGACCTCACCCGGCTGCCCTCGCCCGACGAGGAGGTCTACCTCTTCCGGGCCGCGGCACGGCAGAACCCGTCCGACGAGCGCCTCGTCGCCCTGGGGCAGGTCCGTGACCTGACCCCGTTGCGCGACGACGAGGGCAGGCTCGTCGCGCTGCCCGCGGCCGAGGACACCCTGGCCACGTGCCTCGACGCGATCCGCCGGGCCAAGAAGCCCGGCGCGAAGACGTCCGCCACGAACAGGATCGTCATCTACGTGTGGCCGCCGACCGACCTCTCCCCGGACGACCTGGACACCGTGGCGAAGCGCGTGCTGCCGACGACGGCGGGCGCGGGCCTGGAGGAGGTGCTGTTCCTCGGCAGGCGCCGCGACGGCGTCACCGGCGAGCTCGTCGACATCGCCGTCCGGATCGGCTACGACGTGGGCTCCGGCGTGCAGTTGTCCGTCGTGCCGCCGCCGACCGAGCCCATCGAGCCGCTGGACGACTACCGCCAGGAGGTGCTGCGCGCGCACAGCCGCGGCACGCACTACCCGTATGAGCTGACCGGCATGCTCGCCGGGCCGTTCGGCTCGTTCACCGAGTACGACCTGGACGAGCACGCGAAGCTGGTGCCGGTGAACCGGCCCAAGGGACGCAACACCGCCGCGCTCGTCGCGGGTGTCGTCAGCACGCCCACGCCGCGTCACCCGGAGGGTATGACCCGCGTCGTGCTGCTGGGCGACCCGACGAAGGCGCTCGGCGCGCTGTCCGAGCCCGAGTGCGCGCGGGTGATCGCCGCGCTCGACCTGGCCGAGCAACTGCGGGTGCCGCTGGAGTGGTTCGCGCTCTCCGCGGGTGCCCGGATCTCGATGTCGTCCGGCACCGAGAACATGGACTGGGTGGCGGCCGCGCTGAAGCGGATCGTGAACTTCACCCAGGACGGCGGCGAGATCAACATCGTGGTCGCGGGCATCAACGTCGGCGCCCAGCCGTACTGGAACGCCGAGGCCACGATGCTCATGCACACCAAGGGCATCCTGGTGATGACGCCGGACTCCGCGATGGTGCTGACGGGCAAGCAGTCGCTCGACTTCTCCGGCGGTGTGTCGGCCGAGGACAACCACGGCATCGGCGGGTACGACCGGATCATGGGCCCGAACGGCCAGGCGCAGTACTGGGCGCCGGACATCCGCGGTGCACGGGAAGTCCTGATGTCGCACTACGACCACAGCTACATCGCGCCGGGGGAGAGCCGACCGCGCAAGACGGTCACCAGCGACCCGGTGGACCGCGACGTGTCGGCGTTCCCGCACGCCGTGCCGGACAGCGACTTCACGACGGTGGGTCAGATCTTCTCCGTCGAGTCCAACCCGGACCGCAAGAAGCCGTTCGACATCCGTACGGTCATGCGCGCGCTGGCCGATCAGGACCACCCGGTGCTGGAGCGGTGGGCGGGCATGGCCGACGCGGAGACCGCCGCGGTCCAAGACGTCCACCTCGGTGGTCAGCCGGTGTGCCTGCTGGGCATCGAGTCCCGATCCGTACCGCGCCGCGGATTCCCTCCCACCGACGGCCCGGACACCTACACCGCGGGCACCCTGTTCCCGCGGTCGTCCAAGAAGGCCGCTCGGGCCATCAACGCCGCCAGCGGGAACCGTCCGCTGGTCGTGCTGGCCAACCTGTCGGGGTTCGACGGATCGCCCGAGTCGATGCGCAAGCTGCAGCTGGAGTACGGCGCAGAGATCGGCCGCGCGGTGGTGAACTTCAAGGGCCCCATCGTGTTCTGCGTGATCTCGCGGTACCACGGCGGCGCGTTCGTGGTGTTCTCCAAGGCGCTCAACCCGAACATGACCGTGCTCGCGGTCGAGGGCTCGTTCGCCTCGGTGCTCGGCGGTGCTCCGGCCGCCGCGGTGGTCTTCGCGCGCGACGTCGACAAGCGGACCGGCAACGACCCCCGCGTGCTCGCGCTCGCCGCCCGTGTCGCGGCGGCGCCGACTGCCACGCGGGCCGCGTTGACCGCCGAGCTGGCCGAGCTGCGGTCGTCCGTGCGGGCCGAGAAGCTCACCGAGGTGGCCACCGAGTTCGACCGCGTGCACAGCATCCAGCGGGCGGTCGACGTCGGCTCGGTGGACGCGATCATCAGCTGCGCCGAGCTGCGGCCGCGGATCATCGAGGCGGTCGAGAAGGGCCTCGCCCGCCAGGTCTGACCTGGTCATGAAGCCGGACGCCCGTGCCCTTCCGGGGCGGGCGTCCGGCTTTTCGCGTTCCTGCGGAGACGTACCGCGGTGCCCTGTCCCTGGTTTTCTGTCGGAGGGATGCTCAGGTGGGGGCGGTGAGCAGGATGATCCCGAGAGTCACGGTCACCGCGGCCGCGACCCGGCGCCATCCGAAGCGTTCGGAGAAGAAGACGGCGCCGATGATCGCGCCCCACACGACACTGGTTTCGCGTAGCGCGGCGACCTGGGCCAGCGGGCTACGGGTCTGGGCCCACACCACGATGGCGTAGGCGAGCAGGGACACGATGCCGCCCGCCGCCGGCATCTGCCAGCCGGTACGCAGCGCGGGGGTGAGGGCGCGGCCGCGCACGGCCAGAGCCATGAGGGCGACCACGGATCCCTCCAGGAGGAACAGCCAGGCGATGTAGGGCAGCGGATGAGAGGTACGTCGCACGCCGAGCCCGTCCACGACGGTGTAGGCCGCGATCGACAGACCGGTCAGCAGTGCGGCGGTGACGGCCGGGCCGGTGACAGTGGTGCGGTGCCGGGCGACGGCGAGCGCGACCAGTCCACCGCACACCACGACCAGGCCGGTGGACTGGAGCGGGCTCAGCCGCTCGCCCAGCACGGCACCGGCGACGGCGACCAGAAACGGCGCGCTGCCCCGCGCCAGCGGGTAGACCTGACCGAAGTCGCCGAGGTCATAGGAGCGGATCAGCAGCGCGGTATAGGCGACCTGCAGGACCACCGAGGTGAGCAGGAACGGCCAGGCCGGTCCCGCCGGCGGCCCGGCGGCCACCGCGACCGGCAGGGACACCAGCGCGGAGGCGGCGCCCATCACCGCGAACGCGGCATACCGGTCAGGGACCGCTTTGGCCAGCGCGTTCCAGACGGCGTGCAGAAGCCCGGCGAACAGGACGGCGAGTGCGGTGACCATGGTGCTCACCCCACCGTCTGTCCGGCCGGGCCGACAGTGATTTAGCCTGGGCCTCAATGCACGAGCTGATCCTGGACGTCGGCGACCTCGCCGAGACCCGCTTCGCCCTCTCCCCACTGCTGGAGACGGTGCTCAGCCTGCGCATCTGGCACCAGCCCGGCTACTACGTCCGGCAACGCCCTTGGCTGGCGGCGGCCGCACGTGGTCTCGGCGACCTCGACATCACTTTGCTGCTGGCCCTGGTCGGCCCCCGCCGGCTCGTCCCGGACTTCCTCACCCCGCGCCCGGGGCGTCCGTTCACCGATTTCACCACCGAACTGGACCGCGCCCGTGCCTGCGACCCCGACCGGGTCGCCGCCGACATCCGTGCAGCCCACGCCGGTGGCACCCTCCCCGACCTGCTGGGTTCCGAGCTACGGCGGCCCGCTCGCCTGCGCGACCGGCTCGCCGACCTGCTGCAGACCTACTGGACCGTGACGATCGCCCCGCACTGGCCGCGTCTGCGCGGCGTGCTGGAAGCCGACCTACGCTATCGGGCCTCCCGTCTGGCCGACGGGGGCGCCGCCCTGCTGTTCGCCGACCTGGACCCCGCCATCACCTTCCACCACGGGCGGCTGCGCACCCGCCTGAACATCCCCCACATCGACACCCGCACCCCCGTCACTGGCCGCGGCCTCTGCTTGGTCCCGACTCTGTTCGTCAACGCCCCCGGCACTCCCAACAACCCCGAGCATCCGCCGATGATCATTTATCCGGCGCGTGGGTCCGCCATCGCCTGGCAGCCGCCCCCGCCGGCGCCGGCCGTCCTGGCCGCGCTCATCGGCGCGCCCAAGGCCGCCATCCTGACCGCCCTGGTCCAGCCCCGTTCCACCACCGACCTGGCCCACCTGCTCGCCGTCACCCCCAGCGCGATCTCCCACCACCTGAAGACGCTGCACGCCGCAGGACTGGTGGGCCGAGCCCGCGCCGGGCGCAGCGTCCTGTACACCCGCACCGCTCTCGCCGACCAACTCACCTCCTGACCCTGGCCGTCAACCGGTGCCCAGCCGAGCCGGCAGTGCACAGGGGAGCCGGGCTTACCGGTGTGCGCCTGCCGCCGCCGCGCGAATCACCATCCCCTACCTGACATCATCATGAAAATTCACCACAAGTCGGTTGTTGATATCACTTGATCAAAAATGCCGATCGCGATACCTTGCCGATGATCAAGGAGCAACGCCTTGGTCCCCCGTACCGCGATGAAAGAGACAGCGGCTGATGCGCGACCATCCCCCTCGACCGGCCGCTGTGACGCGGCGGACCATGCTCCGCGCGTCGGGCGCGGCAGGCTCCACTCTGATCATCGGTATGGCTCTGCCCACCCCTGCCGCCGCCGCTGCCGACGAGGCGTTGTCGCCCCAGCAGCGGGAGATGGTGCTGCAGGTGGCCAAGGCCGGAGCGATCTACCCGATCGAGGTCCCGAGCTTCGGCGAGCGCGGTACGGCGAGCAGCCGTGTCACCGCCTCCCGGCTCAAGGACGCCGAGGTCAGGCTGCAACCGGCCCGGCTGGCGGCGGTCCGCACCGGGGCGGACCTCCTGATCTCCCAGGGCCTCCTGGCCGCGCCACGTCCGGCGCTGCTCGCGGGCATCGGCCGGGCCGCCGCCACGGCGGCGCCCGCTGAGCGGCAGGCCCTGATCGCGGTGGCCGCACTGGGCGCGGCCACCGTCTCCCGCCATCTCGACCCCGCCTCCGACAGTCCCGCGACCGTGTGGATCGGCGGACTGGCTCACCTGCACGACCGCGGTATGCAGCCCAGCATCCTGCGGCACCTGGAGACCCGATGAACCTCAACCAGGACACCCAGGCCCGGCTGCACCGGGGCAAGCGGAAGATCCTCGACGACTTCGGCGCCGATCCCAACGTCACCGGCGCCGGCATCGGCTTCCGCCGCCGCGACGGACAGTGGACCGATGAGCCCGCGGTCGTGGTCCTGGTCGCCAAGAAGCGCCCCGAGGCTCTCGTGTCCAATCGCCGGCTGCTGCCGAGAACCGTCGAGGTGGACGGGAGCCCCTGCGAAGTCGACGTGATCGAGGCCGGCCCGTTCCGCATGGGCCGCGTCAGCGATCCCGCACGGGAGGTGACGCCGGCGGCCGTCGTGGGGGTAACCGGACGCATGCGGCCGCCACGGCCGGGCTGCAGCATCTCCAACCCCCTGGACGGCGACACTGCGGGGACACTCGGGCTGTTCGTGCTTGACAAGACGGACGGCACGGTGTGCCTGATGTCCAACAACCACGTGATGGCCCGCATGGGCAAGGGCGTCAAAGGCGAGAAGATCACCCAGCCGGGGGTCCACGACGGCGGTACGGCGGCGAAGGACACGATCGCCACGCTGAAGCGCTGGGTCCCCATCACCACGGCCGGCACGAAGATCGACGCCGCCATCGCCCAGCTCGTCGACCAGATGAACCTGTCCCTGCAGCCCGCTCTCGACCGCATGCCCCCGCTGGGGGTCAAGCACCCGGCCGTCGGCATCTTCACCGGCGGTGACGACTACGGGACCGGCGTGATCACCAGGATCGACCTCGCGCTCACCGCTCTCAACGTGGTGCCCGCCATTGCCGCCCCGGACGGCAGGGTGGCGGCCGCTCCTCCTGAGGCGGTGAAGGCCCCCGAGCCGTTCATGAACATCGAGAAGGTGGGCCGGACCTCGGGCTACACCTCCAGCATGATCACCGCCATCGGCGTCGAGTCGGTCATCCTGACCCCCCTCGGGATGGTCCTCTACACCGATCTCGCCCTCACCGATCGCTTCGGCCTCGCCGGCGACTCCGGATCGGTGGTGTTCCACGGCGGCGAGGGCAACACGCTGGTCGAGCCCGAAAATCAGAGTTCGTGCCCGCTCCTCGGGAGCATCGGGAGTTATTACGGCTTGCCGCTGACCGGGGACAACGACCTCGCCGACGACCTCCGGGACAACTTCCTCGCCCAGAGCCTGGTCGGCAGGCTCCTGATCCGCATCCCCTACATCAACCAGCAGTCGGTGATCGACCGGCTGCAGGGAAAGCAGGCCACGGGGAACGAGCGCTCCTACGCCTCGCAGTACTACGAGAAGTACCACGACTTCATGGCCACCGTGCTGGCCGACCCGAACTCGACCGCCGTCGTCACGCAGGAGAACCTCGACGACGCCGCCTTCGTCATCTACGGCCTGGCCCAGTCGGTGCTGACGCCGGAGGAGGCCCAGGTCGCCTACACCCTCCTTCAGGAGGCACTGCTGCCCACCCTGGGCATGAACCGCCGCCAGGTCCTGGAGTATATGAACGGCCATGACCTGTACACGCTCGTCTACGACGAGATCGCCAAGGTGCCCACCATCGAGACGAACGGCCCCATCGAACTACCGCGATGACGACCACCGCCACTGATTCCGTACCGCCCGGTTCTATGCCCGATTTCACCTCCCAGGTGACCGACCGGCTCCTCCGCCTGGCCGATGGCCTGCCGGAGCCGGTCCGGGCATCGGTGCGTACGCTCGTCGCCGGGCCGGGCAAGTTCGTCCGACCACGGCTGCTGGCCGCCGGCGCGGGCTTCGGCACGGCCGATCCCGGCCGGCTGGTGCGCCTGGGCGCCCTGGTGGAACTGATCCACCTGGCCTCGCTCCTGCACGACGACGTCATCGACGAGGCGGAGACCCGCCGGGGAGCGCCGGCCGCGCACGCGGCCGTCGGCACCGAACAGGCCATGCTCGCCGGGCTGGCCTGCTTCGCGCTGGTGGGCACGGAGGCCGCCGATCTCGGAGAGGGCGTCGCCGGGGCCGTGAGCAGGACTGTCGCCAGGCTCGCCTATGGTGAGCTGCTCGACGTCGAGCGTGCCTTCGACACCGCCTTCCCCCTGCCCGCCTACCTGGAGCTCGTGCAGAGCAAGACCGCCGAGCTGTTCCGGCTCTGCTGCCTGCTCGGCGCCGCGGAGGTCCGGTCCGGCCCCGGGGAGGCAGACGCGCTCGTCCGGTTCGGCACGGCGCTCGGCGTCACGTTCCAGATCCTCGACGACTGCCTGGACCTGCGCCCGAGCCACTCCGGCAAGCCGGTCGGCACCGACCACGCGCTGGGCCTGTTCGGCGCCCCCACCCTGTACGCGCTGCGAGCGGACAGCGGCGGAGAACTTGCCACGCTGCTGCTGTCGCCGTCGTTCAGCGTCCGCGACATGCCCGAGGTGCACTCCCTCGTCAAGGCCCATGGCGGGTTGGAGGCCGCGGCACGGCTGGCCGCCGACTGGCACGACCAGGCGCTCGCCGCCCTGGACGAGCTACCCGCCGGTGGGCCCCGCGACCGCTTGGCCGCGCTCGCCGCCTCGCTCCTCCAGGCCCGCTCGTGACCGCGCCGCTCGCCGCCGACGTGCTGATCGTCGGCGCGGGACCGGCCGGCGCGATCACCGCCGCCGAACTGGCCCGTCACGGCCTGCACGCCGTGCTGGCCGGAGAGGAGACCGGGGAGGCGGACTACGACCTCGTGCTCAGCGGCGCGGCCATGCGCGGTCTGGCATCCCTCGGCGCGCTGGAGGAGGTCGCCGCCCGCGTCGTCGACACTGTCGAGCTGCGGTTGGGGCAGGGCGCCGGCCATGTGCTGCCCGAGGCCGTGAACGCCGCGTGCGACCGGCGCCACCTCGTCGACGGACTCCGCCGGCTCGCCGTCACCGCCGGAGCCACCTGGTTGCCGGGCACGGTCACGGATCTGGAACGGCGGGAAGGCGCCTGGCACGCGTCGACCGGCGACACCACCGTGTCGGCACGCCATCTCGTGGTCGCGACCGGAGCTCCTTCGGGCGGCACGCCGCACGCCACCGGCCTGCTGTGCGCGCAACGGTACAGCGGGGTGAACCTGACCGCGTCGATCGTGCTGGCCCTGCCCGCGCCGCGCACCATCGACCCGGCCGAGCGGCCGACGTGTGTGTGGGCGGTCCCGGGAGCTCAGGCGGGCACCTGCACGATCGGCGCCTCCAGGATCGGCTCTGCCGACCCTGACGAACTCCTCGAAACCGCCCGGGCCGTCCTCGCCGAGGGGGACCAGCGCTTCGCCGGGGCCGTTCCCGCCGGTCCGCTGGTCACCGGAGTCCTCAACAGCGGTTTCGCCCCCGAGCACAGCGTCCGCGACGGGCGGCTCCTGGTCGGCGACGCGGCCGGACTGGTCAACCCTTTCACCGGCGAAGGGCTCAGCTACGCCGTGCAGAGCGCCCTGCTGGCCGCCCGCGCCATCGCAGCGCATCCGGACGATCCGGACGCGGCCGGGCGAGCGTACACGCGCCGGCTGTCCGCGACGTTCGTCGGATATTTCGAGACGGCGACGCACGCCGCCCGGCGCTACCATCTGGCCTGGCGGGTCCTCGTGGCCACGGCCGACGACGAGCGGCCCGTCTCGGCCAAGCTCCGGCGGGCCGTGCTGACGCCGGATGGTTTCTCCGGGCTGACGGCCGCCGATCTGATGCCGCTGCCCGCACCTGATGTGGCGCTCCTCGGGCCGTTCCTGCTCGCCTGCGACGAGGTCGCGGTCAGCACCGTCCGCAAGGAATGGCCGTTCATCGCCCGCCTGCTGATCGCCGGAGAGCATTCCCCGCACCAGCGGCTGCGCCCCGCCGCGCCGTTCTTCGCCGCCTTGCTGGCCGGTGGAAACCCACCCGACACCGCTTTCGTCACCCTCGCCGCCGCGATCGAGCTCGCCACCCTCGGGGCGCTGGC from Streptosporangium sp. NBC_01756 includes the following:
- a CDS encoding ATP-binding protein produces the protein MFSRVAIVNRGEAAMRLIHAVRDLAAETGTRIETVALYTDSDRTATFVREADIAYDLGLAANRPYLDHAILKKALVETGADAAWVGWGFVAEDPAFADLCAEIGVTFVGPSAEAMRMLGDKIGSKLIAEKVGVPVAPWSRGPVETLEEAKAAADRIGYPLMLKATAGGGGRGIRMVSNADELTHAYELTRQEAARAFGSGVVFLERLVTGARHVEVQVIADGQGTAWALGVRDCSVQRRNQKIIEESASPVLDAEQVAELKAAAERLVLAVDYQGAGTVEFLYHPGERLFAFLEVNTRLQVEHPITEITTGVDLVKAQLHVSAGGKLEGGAPEEWGHAVEARLNAEDPDRDFAPSPGRIARLALPNGPGIRVDTGFSEGDVIPADFDSMIAKIIAHGRDRTEALARLRRAMTQTTVIIEGGVTNKGFVRVLLDEPAVIDGSADTGWIDRVRAQGALVSHQHSAIALIAAAVEAYEDEEAVTRQRFLSTAHGGRPQSQHESGRALELKLRDVGYRVQVARTGGHRFRVGVSAGGPEHAADVDIERFDEHSGQITVNGVRFKVVTSTHGPIHLVEVDGITHRISRDEGGIVRSPVPALVVATPLQAGDEVEAGAPLLVVESMKMETVLRAPFRGRVRELAVSIGSQVQAGARLLRLEPLGDGDQAAGPAAAAKEVELDLPSEPVDVPAAERAARGLQDLRSLLLGFDIDSQDEKRLLANYLAARAELVATGEHEPAGEVELLRLFADLSELSRNRPAGEEPKSGSAVHSPREYFHTYLQFLDSDRSGLSESFQQRLTHVLSHYGVEGLDRTPELEDAVFRIFLAQQRASADVAVVTTLLRQWVNEAPPAEADRVTVGLALEHLVAATQVRFPAVADLARGIVFAWFAQPLLRRTRAKVYTAVRKHLRHLDQHPDAPDRAERISAMVASAEPLVRLIGRRIGREGADPVPLLEVLSRRYYGNRALGDIRVSKVAGCTFVVADHRTATGNGRVVTTAVDFTALAEAVKAVDELAGDGELVADVYLTWSDGPSDPDKMAMLLREVLVAQQPSNQIGRITTTVAGNSGAVMHHHFTFRPSADGFVEERLLRGLHPRIAERMQLERLRDFDLTRLPSPDEEVYLFRAAARQNPSDERLVALGQVRDLTPLRDDEGRLVALPAAEDTLATCLDAIRRAKKPGAKTSATNRIVIYVWPPTDLSPDDLDTVAKRVLPTTAGAGLEEVLFLGRRRDGVTGELVDIAVRIGYDVGSGVQLSVVPPPTEPIEPLDDYRQEVLRAHSRGTHYPYELTGMLAGPFGSFTEYDLDEHAKLVPVNRPKGRNTAALVAGVVSTPTPRHPEGMTRVVLLGDPTKALGALSEPECARVIAALDLAEQLRVPLEWFALSAGARISMSSGTENMDWVAAALKRIVNFTQDGGEINIVVAGINVGAQPYWNAEATMLMHTKGILVMTPDSAMVLTGKQSLDFSGGVSAEDNHGIGGYDRIMGPNGQAQYWAPDIRGAREVLMSHYDHSYIAPGESRPRKTVTSDPVDRDVSAFPHAVPDSDFTTVGQIFSVESNPDRKKPFDIRTVMRALADQDHPVLERWAGMADAETAAVQDVHLGGQPVCLLGIESRSVPRRGFPPTDGPDTYTAGTLFPRSSKKAARAINAASGNRPLVVLANLSGFDGSPESMRKLQLEYGAEIGRAVVNFKGPIVFCVISRYHGGAFVVFSKALNPNMTVLAVEGSFASVLGGAPAAAVVFARDVDKRTGNDPRVLALAARVAAAPTATRAALTAELAELRSSVRAEKLTEVATEFDRVHSIQRAVDVGSVDAIISCAELRPRIIEAVEKGLARQV
- a CDS encoding EamA family transporter, coding for MVTALAVLFAGLLHAVWNALAKAVPDRYAAFAVMGAASALVSLPVAVAAGPPAGPAWPFLLTSVVLQVAYTALLIRSYDLGDFGQVYPLARGSAPFLVAVAGAVLGERLSPLQSTGLVVVCGGLVALAVARHRTTVTGPAVTAALLTGLSIAAYTVVDGLGVRRTSHPLPYIAWLFLLEGSVVALMALAVRGRALTPALRTGWQMPAAGGIVSLLAYAIVVWAQTRSPLAQVAALRETSVVWGAIIGAVFFSERFGWRRVAAAVTVTLGIILLTAPT
- a CDS encoding ArsR/SmtB family transcription factor → MHELILDVGDLAETRFALSPLLETVLSLRIWHQPGYYVRQRPWLAAAARGLGDLDITLLLALVGPRRLVPDFLTPRPGRPFTDFTTELDRARACDPDRVAADIRAAHAGGTLPDLLGSELRRPARLRDRLADLLQTYWTVTIAPHWPRLRGVLEADLRYRASRLADGGAALLFADLDPAITFHHGRLRTRLNIPHIDTRTPVTGRGLCLVPTLFVNAPGTPNNPEHPPMIIYPARGSAIAWQPPPPAPAVLAALIGAPKAAILTALVQPRSTTDLAHLLAVTPSAISHHLKTLHAAGLVGRARAGRSVLYTRTALADQLTS
- a CDS encoding polyprenyl synthetase family protein; this encodes MPDFTSQVTDRLLRLADGLPEPVRASVRTLVAGPGKFVRPRLLAAGAGFGTADPGRLVRLGALVELIHLASLLHDDVIDEAETRRGAPAAHAAVGTEQAMLAGLACFALVGTEAADLGEGVAGAVSRTVARLAYGELLDVERAFDTAFPLPAYLELVQSKTAELFRLCCLLGAAEVRSGPGEADALVRFGTALGVTFQILDDCLDLRPSHSGKPVGTDHALGLFGAPTLYALRADSGGELATLLLSPSFSVRDMPEVHSLVKAHGGLEAAARLAADWHDQALAALDELPAGGPRDRLAALAASLLQARS
- a CDS encoding FAD-dependent monooxygenase, with amino-acid sequence MTAPLAADVLIVGAGPAGAITAAELARHGLHAVLAGEETGEADYDLVLSGAAMRGLASLGALEEVAARVVDTVELRLGQGAGHVLPEAVNAACDRRHLVDGLRRLAVTAGATWLPGTVTDLERREGAWHASTGDTTVSARHLVVATGAPSGGTPHATGLLCAQRYSGVNLTASIVLALPAPRTIDPAERPTCVWAVPGAQAGTCTIGASRIGSADPDELLETARAVLAEGDQRFAGAVPAGPLVTGVLNSGFAPEHSVRDGRLLVGDAAGLVNPFTGEGLSYAVQSALLAARAIAAHPDDPDAAGRAYTRRLSATFVGYFETATHAARRYHLAWRVLVATADDERPVSAKLRRAVLTPDGFSGLTAADLMPLPAPDVALLGPFLLACDEVAVSTVRKEWPFIARLLIAGEHSPHQRLRPAAPFFAALLAGGNPPDTAFVTLAAAIELATLGALAFLGPMPPRAAPGRRVDWAVASTVLAGDFLLAQASRLVAASAPEVSWSFADWLGELAALRSARIDPAGRSRAGEVFAALLEFPSRIGAQLGGAPPETIRALRDFGNHSGHAFLHAEEVLAVRGERTRLDVTLPGMLSGRLSAIPDILPEVTGGLLAGDPDARSRALDLAVTACRDAHRAALGALENVAHPVSARILESFVATVCAPCAPAPAPAPSPAGA